A window from Nitrospirota bacterium encodes these proteins:
- a CDS encoding type II toxin-antitoxin system HipA family toxin, protein MARQKTHIPLKAFLNGRLVGDLKKSSTGGIDFQYDKSWLAWEHAMPISLSLPLREDRYVGKPVIAVFDNLLPENTVIRRRLAERVKAGDDDAYSLLAAVGRDCIGALQFVPEGVEPKPSGKVEGQPISDKEIALILKNLGRAPLGVTEDDEFRISIAGVQEKTALLRWKDKWYIPHRMTATTHIFKPQIGKLENGIDLSQSVENEHFCMTFMAALGMPVAKTTIQDFGEKRVLIVERFDRQWATDGRLLRRPQEDCCQALSVPPTMKYEPDGGPGIRQILELLKGSDDPANDQKMFLKAQLSFWLLGATDGHAKNFSVFLNPGGRFHLTPLYDIMSTQPNVDAGQINRNKMKLAMAVGDNRHYVIDKILPRHFIQTAVLSNLPAEKVTGVIEELEHEVLLALDKTKDQMPADFPEAISSSINTGIKSRLQLFQIP, encoded by the coding sequence ATGGCACGGCAAAAAACCCATATTCCACTCAAGGCCTTTCTAAATGGCCGCCTTGTGGGCGACCTGAAAAAAAGCAGTACAGGCGGAATCGATTTTCAGTACGATAAAAGCTGGCTTGCATGGGAACATGCGATGCCCATTTCCCTTTCCTTGCCGCTTCGTGAGGACAGGTATGTCGGAAAACCTGTCATTGCAGTTTTTGACAACCTACTGCCCGAAAATACCGTCATCCGCCGCCGCCTCGCGGAGCGAGTGAAAGCTGGCGACGATGATGCATATAGCCTCCTAGCTGCTGTCGGCCGAGATTGCATTGGGGCACTTCAGTTCGTACCGGAGGGTGTGGAACCAAAACCCTCCGGAAAAGTAGAAGGACAGCCCATATCTGACAAAGAGATCGCCCTTATTCTGAAGAACCTCGGCAGGGCCCCACTGGGGGTCACCGAAGATGATGAATTCCGCATTTCCATTGCGGGGGTTCAGGAGAAAACTGCACTGCTGCGCTGGAAGGATAAGTGGTATATCCCGCACAGGATGACTGCAACCACGCATATTTTTAAACCCCAGATCGGCAAGCTTGAAAACGGCATAGACCTTTCGCAAAGCGTCGAAAATGAACATTTTTGCATGACCTTCATGGCCGCTCTAGGAATGCCCGTGGCGAAAACAACAATTCAAGATTTTGGCGAAAAGCGCGTCCTAATTGTCGAGCGCTTTGACCGCCAATGGGCTACGGATGGGCGTCTCTTACGTCGGCCACAGGAGGACTGTTGTCAAGCCTTGTCCGTCCCACCTACCATGAAGTACGAACCGGACGGCGGTCCTGGGATCCGGCAAATCCTAGAATTGCTGAAAGGTAGCGACGATCCTGCCAACGATCAGAAAATGTTTCTAAAAGCCCAGCTTTCCTTCTGGCTTCTGGGCGCTACAGACGGGCATGCAAAGAACTTCAGTGTATTCCTGAATCCAGGAGGTCGGTTTCACCTGACACCGCTTTACGACATCATGTCAACGCAACCGAATGTGGATGCAGGGCAGATTAACAGAAATAAAATGAAATTGGCGATGGCAGTTGGCGACAACCGTCATTATGTGATTGACAAAATCCTTCCACGGCATTTCATACAGACGGCCGTGCTTTCCAACCTTCCAGCGGAGAAGGTTACAGGGGTGATAGAAGAACTGGAACACGAAGTT